AGGCAGCGGCAGGTCGGCCGCGCCGGTCTTCGGCAGCGACGCGCACTGCTGCTGGAGCTCCGGCGGGAGCTTCACCTGACTGAGCAGATCCGGACCGATCACGATGTCGAACAGCTCGACCGACGCCGAGTCGTTGCCGGCCGTCGCGGTCCCGGCCCGGACCGAGATCAGCGGGTTCTTCGGGAGCTCGAGCGCCGTTGCCGTCTGCCGCTTCCCGTCCGGCGATTCCGCGTACGGGGTCTTGGCGATCGGCACCTGGCCTTCCGCGCTGACCGCGTACGCCGAGGACGGGCGGGCCGCCGCGTTACCGGTCGGGGCACTCGCGACCAGGCTGAACGTCACGACACCGGCCACGGCCGCGGCAGTCAGGACGGTCGGCGTCAGACGCCGGCCCGGCTTTCGTGGCAGCTGGAATCGCATCGGGATCTCCTTACTTGCTGTCGATCAGGACCAGGGTCCCGAGCGGAACTTTCTGCAGATGGGCGAGCGCGGCCCTCGGTACCCGGACGCAGCCCGCGCTGATCGCTGCCCCGAAGACGCGCGGATTCGGCCAGCCGTGGATCGCGACCGTACCAGGTCCGCCACCGAACGTGTCCAAGGTGGGACTGTGCGCACCCAACGGCAGCACGATCGGGGACGCGGAGCGCTTGTGATCGATGATCGAGCCGAGCAGGAAGGTCCGGCCGGGCGGCGTCGGCGTCTTGGTCGCGCCGACCCCGGCCTTCCAGCTGCCGAGGCTCTTGTTGTTCAGGAACAGCTCGAGCGTGCGTGAGCTGGTGTGAACCCGGATCAGGTACGACGACGAGGCCCGGTCGAGATCGCCGTCCTGCATCCACGCCGTGGACCGGTTCGGCTTGGAGGGCAGCAGCACCCGTACCCAGCCGTCGGACTGGTCCACCACCGGAAGCCAGGTCGGCCCGAACTGGGTCGGCCCGATCTTGCCGACCGCGTCACCGCCCGGCGCGCTGAACAGCGCGGCCTCGTTGCGCGGATGCACGACCAGGCCGTCGGTGCCCGAGTACGGCTGGGTGTCCAGCGGCGCGGTCGCGATCGTGGTGGCGGTCGTCGACGCGGTCAGCGTGCTGAGGTCGACGGTGATCGTCTTGTCCTTGTTGCCGAAGATCCCGATGGCGGCGACGACACCGAGCAGCACGAGCACGGCGAGGGCAGGAACCGAGGTACCGCCCCGCTCGTCCCGCATCTCGTCACTCCCCGTGGTCCCGGTGACGGCAGGCCGTCACCCCCCAGTTGTCGGGTCGACAATAAACCCATTGGTAACAACGCGCCACGGGTCGCGAGGTTACTTCTGCCGAAAGGGGGGTAAGGCCGTCAGTCGCTCGGGTGGTTCTTGTTCCGGCGCTTCAGATAGCGCTCGAACTCGGCCGCGATCGCCTCGCCGGTCGCCTCGGGCAGGTCGGCGGTGTCGCGCTGCTCCTCCAGGGAGTGCACGTACTCGGCGACCTCCGGGTCTTCCTCGCTCAGCTCGTCGGCGCCGCGCTGCCAGGCCCGGGCGAGCTCGGGCAGCTCACCTTCGGGGATGGCCAGGTCGAGCAGCTCCTCGACCTTGCCGAGCAGCGCGAGCGACGCCTTCGGGCAGGGCGTACCGGCGATGTAGTGCGGGATCGCCGACCAGATCGACACCGACGGCACGCCGAGCGTGGTGCACAGGTCGGCGAACACGCCGGTGATCCCGGTCGGCCCTTCGTACGTCGACGGCTCCAGGCTCCAGGAGGCGGTCAGTTCGTCGTCCGAGGAGGTCGCCGAGACGGGGATCGGGCGGGTGTGCGGCGCGTCCGCGAGCAGGGCACCGAGGACGACC
The genomic region above belongs to Kribbella solani and contains:
- a CDS encoding L,D-transpeptidase, which translates into the protein MRDERGGTSVPALAVLVLLGVVAAIGIFGNKDKTITVDLSTLTASTTATTIATAPLDTQPYSGTDGLVVHPRNEAALFSAPGGDAVGKIGPTQFGPTWLPVVDQSDGWVRVLLPSKPNRSTAWMQDGDLDRASSSYLIRVHTSSRTLELFLNNKSLGSWKAGVGATKTPTPPGRTFLLGSIIDHKRSASPIVLPLGAHSPTLDTFGGGPGTVAIHGWPNPRVFGAAISAGCVRVPRAALAHLQKVPLGTLVLIDSK
- a CDS encoding PAC2 family protein; this encodes MVDLANLRDPVVIAAFEGWNDAAEAATGAVDHLIDEWDAELVTAIDPEDYYDFQVNRPQVGLDDDGGRQLSWPTTRVYLARPADTGRDVLLIRGIEPNMRWRAFSKELLEIVDDSNAQVVVVLGALLADAPHTRPIPVSATSSDDELTASWSLEPSTYEGPTGITGVFADLCTTLGVPSVSIWSAIPHYIAGTPCPKASLALLGKVEELLDLAIPEGELPELARAWQRGADELSEEDPEVAEYVHSLEEQRDTADLPEATGEAIAAEFERYLKRRNKNHPSD